A stretch of the Arachis stenosperma cultivar V10309 chromosome 6, arast.V10309.gnm1.PFL2, whole genome shotgun sequence genome encodes the following:
- the LOC130936833 gene encoding D-lactate dehydrogenase [cytochrome], mitochondrial — protein MSNFSSWFSRLRSSSNYFYRTIHNITTHSNATNVLTSHRPRMTWTGSVLPLAVAVCGASFALHPHFNPSLCDASVPSDAINNSFGGKGSTQYAVKGSHKEFPQELLHELKLICQDNLSLDYDERYHHGKPQNSFHKAVNIPDVIVYPRSEEEVSKIVKSCNDYKVPIVPYGGATSIEGHTLSPHGGVCIDMSSMKRVKALHVDDMDVVVEPGIGWMELNEYLEPYGLFFPLDPGPGASIGGMCATRCSGSLAVRYGTMRDNVISLKVVLANGDIVKTASRARKSAAGYDLTRLVIGSEGTLGVVTEVTLRLQKIPQHSVVAMCNFPSVKDAADVAIATMMSGIQVSRVELLDEVQVKAINVANGKNFPECPTLMFEFIGTEAYAREQTQIVRGIVSKHNGSDFVFAEEPEAKKELWKVRKEALWACFAMEPNMEAMISDVCVPLSHLADLISRSKKELDASPLVCTVIAHAGDGNFHTVILFDPSREEHRKEAERLNSFMVHAALSLEGTCTGEHGVGTGKMKYLEEELGVEALRTMKKIKQVLDPNNIMNPGKLIPPHVCL, from the exons ATGTCAAATTTCTCGTCGTGGTTCTCTCGCTTGCGCTCTTCTTCCAACTACTTCTATCGCACTATCCATAATATAACAACTCACTCGAATGCAACCAATGTGCTGACCTCACACCGCCCAAGGATGACGTGGACAGGTTCTGTGCTTCCTCTTGCGGTGGCTGTATGCGGTGCTTCATTTGCGCTTCATCCACACTTCAATCCTTCCTTGTGTGACGCCTCTGTTCCCTCTGATGCCATTAACAACAG CTTTGGGGGCAAAGGTAGCACCCAGTATGCCGTTAAGGGATCACACAAAGAATTTCCGCAGGAGCTTCTCCACGAGTTGAAACTCATCTGTCAG GATAACTTATCACTTGATTATGATGAAAGATACCACCATGGAAAACCACAAAACAGCTTTCATAAGGCTGTCAATATCCCCGATGTTATCGTTTATCCAAG ATCTGAAGAGGAAGTTTCCAAGATTGTAAAATCATGTAATGACTATAAG GTTCCTATTGTACCTTATGGTGGAGCTACATCAATTGAGGGTCACACCTTATCACCTCACGGAGGGGTTTGCATTGACATGTCATCAATGAAA AGAGTGAAGGCATTACATGTTGATGACATGGATGTTGTTGTTGAGCCTGGAATTGGATGGATGGAACTTAATGAGTATTTGGAACCTTATGGTCTATTTTTTCCACTTGATCCAG GTCCTGGTGCAAGCATTGGAGGCATGTGTGCTACACGCTGCTCTGGGTCTTTAGCTGTGAG ATATGGAACTATGCGTGATAATGTGATCAGTCTCAAG GTAGTTCTTGCCAATGGAGATATTGTGAAGACTGCATCTCGTGCTAGAAAGAGTGCTGCAGG GTATGACCTGACCCGTTTGGTGATTGGAAGTGAAGGAACACTTGGTGTTGTTACAGAAGTAACACTAAGACTTCAGAAAATTCCCCAGCATTCAGTG GTTGCCATGTGCAATTTCCCTTCTGTTAAGGATGCAGCAGATGTTGCTATTGCCACTATGATGTCTGGTATACAG GTGTCAAGAGTTGAGTTATTGGATGAAGTTCAGGTGAAAGCCATCAATGTTGCTAATGGGAAGAATTTCCCTGAATGTCCAACGTTAATGTTTGAATTTATAGGAACAG AGGCATATGCACGTGAGCAAACACAAATTGTTCGGGGAATTGTTTCTAAGCACAATGGATCAGACTTTGTATTCGCGGAAGAACCTGAAGCTAAAAAAGAACTTTGGAAG GTAAGGAAGGAGGCACTTTGGGCTTGTTTTGCAATGGAACCTAATATGGAGGCAATGATTTCG GATGTATGTGTTCCCTTATCTCACCTTGCTGATTTAATTTCAAGGTCTAAAAAGGAGTTGGATGCATCACCACTGGTTTG CACGGTAATTGCTCATGCTGGGGACGGTAATTTCCACACGGTAATTCTCTTTGACCCTAGCCGAGAAGAACACCGGAAGGAGGCAGAGAGACTCAACAGCTTTATGGTTCATGCTGCTTTGTCATTGGAAG GAACTTGTACCGGTGAACACGGTGTTGGAACTGGGAAAATGAAG TACCTTGAAGAAGAACTGGGAGTGGAAGCATTAAGGACAATGAAGAAGATAAAACAAGTGTTAGATCCCAACAATATCATGAATCCTGGAAAGCTCATCCCTCCCCATGTTTGCTTGTAA
- the LOC130936625 gene encoding amino acid transporter ANT1 — MVNLDTGTVSQQLLEPHHSTKASKLQTLGNIIVSVVGTGVLGLPFAFRIAGWVAGSLGVAIVGVATYYCMLLLVTCRRKLSSEELLVEAITYGDLGYRSFGTSGRYMTEILILLAQSGGSVAYLVFIGQNLQSVFQSYGFAMSSFIFMLVPVEIGLSWIGSLSALAPFSIFADVCNVLAIGIVVKEDIQQILQGEFSFGQRTTITSNIGGLPFAAGMAVFCFEGFGMTLALENSMRDKSKFPRLLAQTFSGISFVYILFGFCGYMAFGEETRDIVTLNLPRDWSSLAVQVGLCMGLVFTFPIMLHPINEIIEGKYKIGRRENDESARVGKIAIYISRAVVVVVLAVLASFVPEFGVFASFVGSTICSMMSFVLPATFHLKLFGPSLSTWQKALDFIVLLCGLFFAIYGTYNTVVGV, encoded by the exons ATGGTGAATCTTGACACCGGAACCGTGTCACAACAACTTTTGGAGCCTCATCATTCAACCAAAGCTTCAAAGCTTCAAACTTTGGGGAACATCATAGTCTCTGTTGTTGGAACTGGAGTTCTAGGTCTCCCCTTTGCTTTTCGGATCGCTGGATGGGTTGCTGGGTCGCTTGGTGTTGCAATCGTCGGCGTAGCCACCTACTATTGCATGCTCCTTCTT GTTACGTGCAGACGGAAGTTGTCTTCAGAAGAACTACTAGTGGAAGCAATAACTTATGGAGACCTGGGTTATAGGAGCTTTGGAACCTCGGGTCGCTATATGACAGAGATTTTGATTTTGCTGGCACAAAGTGGAGGATCGGTTGCATATTTGGTATTTATTGGACAAAATCTCCAATCTGTATTCCAAAGCTATGGATTTGCGATGAGCAGCTTTATATTTATGTTAGTGCCAGTTGAAATTGGATTGTCGTGGATAGGCAGCTTATCTGCTCTAGCACCTTTTAGCATTTTTGCTGATGTTTGCAATGTCCTAGCCATTGGAATTGTGGTGAAGGAAGACATACAACAGATCCTACAGGGTGAATTTTCGTTTGGACAAAGGACGACAATCACATCCAACATTGGGGGATTGCCATTTGCAGCAGGCATGGCGGTTTTTTGTTTTGAGGGTTTTGGAATGACACTAGCCCTAGAGAATTCTATGCGGGATAAATCCAAATTCCCAAGATTGCTGGCTCAAACTTTTAGTGGGATTTCATTTGTATACATTCTTTTTGGGTTTTGTGGTTACATGGCTTTTGGGGAAGAAACCAGAGACATTGTGACTCTCAACCTCCCTAGAGATTGGTCATCTCTTGCAGTACAG GTAGGATTATGTATGGGGCTTGTATTCACATTCCCAATCATGTTACATCCAATTAATGAGATTATTGAAGGTAAATACAAAATCGGCCGGAGGGAAAATGATGAATCGGCAAGAGTAGGAAAGATTGCGATATACATCAGCCGTGCAGTGGTGGTGGTTGTGCTTGCAGTCTTGGCTTCTTTCGTGCCAGAATTCGGCGTGTTTGCATCATTTGTGGGGAGTACTATATGTTCAATGATGTCATTTGTATTGCCAGCCACATTTCACCTAAAACTGTTTGGCCCTTCTCTAAGCACTTGGCAGAAAGCCTTGGATTTTATTGTGTTACTCTGTGGATTATTCTTTGCTATTTATGGCACTTACAACACAGTGGTTGGAGTTTGA
- the LOC130935458 gene encoding uncharacterized protein LOC130935458, whose translation MAKTKASRTGKVPGKKGGTSHSPDSDNQHVDGDWIIVKKQIVNILVPAAPCSKRTLMASPGPKDMHPMPPETASNHMQLPMETSTVYPSGNEPENTSLLTAPKEILDVRSGPPSIPKATSVKQPRVVNRINSQNPHQVSLMKSPKLLGLSNTSKAIKQPRTFLAPRRSCNLVISLNQGLRASNLERKLERAGGLTQWLTSLGLGQFVRIFQGKSLNKYQLVNLTMKKLKDMGANAVGPRRKLIHAIDCVCQPYCFEAL comes from the coding sequence ATGGCAAAGACAAAGGCAAGTCGCACAGGAAAAGTTCCTGGTAAAAAAGGTGGTACTTCACATTCTCCAGACTCTGATAATCAGCATGTGGATGGTGATTGGATCATAGTGAAGAAGCAGATAGTCAATATTTTGGTGCCTGCCGCACCTTGTAGCAAAAGAACCTTAATGGCAAGCCCAGGACCAAAAGACATGCATCCTATGCCCCCTGAAACAGCAAGTAATCACATGCAACTACCCATGGAGACATCTACCGTGTATCCTTCAGGAAATGAACCTGAGAATACAAGTTTATTGACCGCCCCAAAGGAGATTTTGGATGTGAGAAGTGGTCCTCCTTCCATACCTAAAGCAACTTCAGTCAAGCAGCCAAGGGTTGTTAACAGAATCAATTCGCAAAATCCACATCAAGTGAGCCTGATGAAGTCACCTAAATTACTGGGATTATCTAATACATCGAAAGCTATTAAGCAGCCTAGAACATTCCTTGCACCAAGAAGATCTTGCAATTTGGTAATTTCTTTAAATCAAGGGCTGAGAGCATCGAACCTTGAGAGAAAGCTTGAACGAGCTGGTGGGCTGACTCAGTGGCTGACATCACTTGGACTAGGCCAGTTTGTTAGAATTTTTCAGGGGAAGAGTCTCAACAAGTATCAGCTGGTAAATTTAACCATGAAGAAGCTCAAGGATATGGGTGCGAATGCGGTGGGCCCTCGCCGGAAGCTCATACATGCCATCGACTGTGTTTGTCAACCATACTGTTTTGAGGCGTTATAG
- the LOC130935457 gene encoding probable E3 ubiquitin-protein ligase BAH1-like, translating to MKFGCLFTEYLQEERELLDEKCAHIEYVRLKKVLKSCQTCKPLHSSSSSSPSLVSDLPSHQLCQCQSCPVCDQKFFSELMKEASDIVGFFGSRVKHLLDLHVASGMQRYVLRLRQCFKNDRQALAQEGRILIEYIAMNAIAMRKILKKYDKVHSSVNGKNFKSKMHTEHIELLHTPWLIELGAFYLNSSGRDCCELNGVYGHFKCDLNVSDAVMTLILPDSIKLEYNLTCAICLDLVFNPYALGCGHIFCKSCACSAASVMMFQGFKAASPESKCPICREDGVYSKSVRMLELGLLMKRRYNDYWKERLLSERNNMVKQSKEYWNMQSAYALGLH from the exons ATGAAATTCGGGTGCTTGTTCACGGAGTATCTGCAGGAAGAGAGGGAGTTGTTGGATGAGAAATGCGCGCACATTGAATATGTGAGGTTGAAGAAAGTTCTCAAGAGCTGCCAGACCTGCAAACCATTgcactcttcttcttcttcttctccttcccttGTTTCTGATCTTCCTAGCCACCAATTGTGCCAATGTCAATCCTGCCCAG TGTGTGATCAGAAGTTCTTCTCGGAGCTGATGAAGGAAGCATCAGACATAGTAGGGTTCTTCGGTTCAAGGGTTAAGcatcttcttgatcttcatgtTGCGTCTGGAATGCAGAGATATGTATTGCGCCTGCGACAGTGCTTTAAAAATGATAGGCAAGCCCTCGCACAAGAAGGGAGAATTTTAATTGAGTACATTGCAATGAATGCTATTGCCATGAGGAAAATACTTAAGAAATATGATAAA GTTCACAGCTCTGTGAATGGAAAGAATTTCAAATCTAAGATGCACACTGAGCACATTGAACTTTTACACACACCTTGGCTAATTGAATTGGGTGCTTTTTATCTGAATTCTAGTGGACGAGATTGTTGTGAACTCAATGGAGTGTATGGTCACTTTAAGTGTGATCTAAATGTTAGTGACGCTGTAATGACGTTGATTCTTCCAGATTCTATCAAGCTCGAGTATAATCTAACTTGCGCAATATGTCTG GATTTGGTTTTCAACCCCTATGCTTTGGGTTGTGGTCATATCTTCTGCAAGTCATGTGCCTGTTCAGCTGCCTCTGTGATGATGTTCCAAGGCTTTAAAGCTGCAAGTCCTGAGTCTAAGTGTCCCATATGCAGGGAG GATGGAGTTTATTCTAAGAGTGTACGCATGTTAGAACTTGGTCTACTAATGAAAAGAAG GTACAATGATTACTGGAAAGAGAGGCTACTTAGCGAACGAAACAACATGGTGAAGCAATCCAAAGAATACTGGAATATGCAGTCTGCATATGCACTTGGATTACATTAG